A single genomic interval of Oncorhynchus mykiss isolate Arlee chromosome 13, USDA_OmykA_1.1, whole genome shotgun sequence harbors:
- the LOC118938174 gene encoding uncharacterized protein LOC118938174 isoform X2, whose translation MALRTAGSVLVVLLWSVTVVLGQDGWSVTYTTQSICTLKGSTVELTCSYTYPRGKVTTTFWFTKMEAGIEPEDLGQDPEYAGRLEYHGVKKKDCTLRITDLRERDSATYRFRLLTDQEGGKYSGSPGVTLSVTGLQVKVTGGHQDKTLTCSTTCTLTDNPTYIWYKNGQHRDESTSPQYKYSVSNDYDASYSCAVKGHEDLHSPAVCVQGQSCSRVNYTKRRICVLKGSTVDISCTYVGYDYITSTFWFRSDKSTPEDLTTDPGYAGRVEYTGTYRGPFTLRITDLREEDSAEYRFTFKTYSIEWGHSFPGTTLTVTDLQVKVTPGTVTEGSWVILTCSTTCTLTDNPNPTYIWYKNGEELFSDSSPEYQYSVSRGGSDNYSCALRGHDKLSSPEVTVDTSSLNCLSVTYTSISICSLIPSVDLPCTAIYPTDLQVKVTPDTKAGKRTLTCSTTCTLTDNPTYIWDRNGQCLAWLTSQQHSVWSSETESYSCAVKGHEDLRSPAVCVQGHNCWRVTYTKRRICVLKGSTVDISCSYTHPTSYIEQGSFWFTQKDPVDVRSYPEYAGRVEYNRENHHTMTITHLTEKDSAEYKFRLITTDEGRFSVLPGVMLTVTDILLEMDPTSVSEGERVTLRCRTQCTVGLNPNYIWYKNGQSLTNPITSYNSLILDPVTSYNSLILDPVSSEDAGNYSCAVEGLERILSPEETLTVRYGPKNTSVSVSPSGEIVEGSSVTLTCSSDANPPVQSYTWYKKNVTSPKASGQSYSITNIISEDRGEYYCETGNKYGRLNSSSVSVDVQYGPNLASPKASGQSYSITNIISEDRGEYYCEAQNRRGSMNSTALMIIVAGKQISVLTAAVGIIVVVLVLILCLSGLMWFRKKNSTSTSNTRDTADDGQGDTSPVYDNVSNMAMTPTAAQTESTYDQDDVHYASVHFSHSKNQEVPLYSTVQLHQPQKQDQDDQYAAVKFNLPCSATQPAAAQAAEVDASEIYSTVNKPRTKKT comes from the exons ATGGCCTTGAGAACAGCAGGAAGTGTGTTGGTGGTCCTTCTCTGGTCTGTGACAG TGGTACTGGGTCAGGATGGCTGGAGTGTTACATACACCACTCAGAGTATCTGTACCTTGAAGGGGTCAACAGTGGAGCTGACCTGTTCTTATACATATCCCAGAGGTAAAGTCACAACAACCTTCTGGTTCACTAAAATGGAGGCTGGTATAGAACCTGAAGATCTAGGTCAGGACCCAGAGTATGCAGGTCGTCTGGAGTATCATGGGGTTAAGAAGAAAGACTGTACCCTGAGAAtcacagacctgagagagagagactcagctaCATACAGGTTCAGATTATTAACAGATCAAGAAGGAGGGAAATATTCTGgaagtcctggagtcactctgtctgtcacag GTCTTCAGGTGAAGGTGACTGGTGGACATCAGGATAagacactgacctgtagcaccacctgtactctgactgacaaccccacctacatctggtacaagaacggacaacATCGAGATGAGAGCACCTCCCCCCAGTACAAATACTCAGTCTCCAATGACTATGATGCCAGTTATTCCTGTGCTGTAAAAGGCCATGAGGACCTTcactctcctgcagtgt GTGTTCAGGGTCAGAGCTGCAGCAGAGTGAATTACACCAAGAGGAGAATCTGTGTCTTGAAGGGGTCAACAGTGGACATATCCTGTACTTATGTTGGTTATGATTACATCACATCAACATTCTGGTTTAGAAGTGATAAGTCGACCCCTGAAGACCTAACCACTGACCCAGGGTATGCAGGTCGTGTGGAGTACACTGGAACATACAGAGGTCCCTTCACCCTGAGAATCACAGATCTGAGAGAGGAGGACTCAGCTGAGTATCGCTTCACTTTTAAAACATACAGCATTGAATGGGGTCATAGTTTCCCAGGAACAACTCTGACTGTCacag ACctgcaggtgaaggtgactcCTGGCACAGTGACAGAAGGATCATGGGTTATACTGACgtgtagcaccacctgtactctgactgacaaccccaaccccacctacatctggtacaagaatGGAGAAGAGCTATTTTCTGACTCCTCTCCCGAGTATCAATACTCAGTCAGTAGAGGAGGTTCTGACAACTACTCCTGTGCCTTAAGAGGCCATGACAAACTTAGCTCTCCTGAAGTCACAGTGG ATACTTCTTCTCTGAACTGCTTGAGTGTGACCTACACCAGTATAAGCATCTGTTCCTTGATACCATCCGTGGACCTGCCTTGCACTGCCATATATCCCACAG ACctgcaggtgaaggtgactcCTGACACAAAGGCAGGGAAGAggacactgacctgtagcaccacctgtactctgactgacaaccccacctacatctgggACAGGAACGGACAGTGTCTTGCTTGGCTCACTTCCCAACAACACTCTGTCTGGAGTTCTGAAACAGAGAGTTACTCCTGTGCTGTTAAAGGCCATGAGGATCTCCGctctcctgcagtgt gtgttCAGGGTCACAACTGCTGGAGGGTGACTTACACCAAGAGGAGAATCTGTGTCTTGAAGGGCTCCACAGTGGACATATCCTGCTCTTACACTCATCCCACTAGTTATATAGAACAAGGTTCATTCTGGTTTACACAGAAAGACCCTGTAGATGTCAGGTCATATCCAGAGTATGCAGGtcgtgtggagtacaatagagagAACCACCACACCATGACAATAACACACCTGACAGAGAAGGACTCGGCTGAATACAAATTCAGATTAATAACAACAGATGAGGGGAGATTTTCTGTCCTTCCTGGTGTGATGTTGACTGTCACAG atatcctgttggagatggatcCTACGTCTGtgtcagagggggagagagtcacaCTGAGATGTAGAACCCAATGTACAGTCGGTCTCAACCCCAactacatctggtacaagaacggacaaAGTCTGACCAACCCAATCACCAGTTATAACAGCCTGATCCTAGACCCAGTCACCAGTTATAACAGCCTGATCCTAGACCCAGTCAGCAGTGAGGATGCAGGGAACTACTCCTGTGCTGTAGAAGGCTTAGAGAGAATCCTCTCTCCAGAAGAGACTCTCACTGTCAGAT ATGGCCCAAAGAACACCTCAGtttcagtcagtccctctggtgaaatagtggagggcagttcagtgactctgacctgcagcagtgatgccaacccacctgTGCAGAGTTACACCTGGTACAAGAAGAACGTAACCTCACCAAAAGCATCAGGACAGAGTTACAGCATCACTAACATCATctctgaggacagaggagaatatTACTGTGAGACTGGGAATAAATATGGACGTCTCAACTCTTCTTCTGTGTCTGTGGACGTTCAGT ACGGCCCAAACTTAGCCTCACCAAAAGCATCAGGACAGAGTTACAGCATCACTAACATCATctctgaggacagaggagaatatTACTGTGAGGCCCAGAATAGAAGAGGATCTATGAACTCTACAGCTCTGATGATCATTGTAGCAG GGAAACAAATATCAGTTCTGACTGCAGCTGTAGGAATCATTGTTGTTGTTCTGGttctcatcctctgtctctctggactCATGTGGTTCAG GAAGAAGAACTCCACATCCACCTCCAACACAAGAGACACAGCAGATGATGGACAG GGAGACACTAGTCCAGTGTATGACAATGTCTCAAACATGGCCATGACCCCTACTGCAGCACAGACAGAGTCCACATACGACCAGGATGATGTTCACTACGCCAGCGTCCACTTCTCTCACTCCAAAAACCAGGAAGTGCCTCTGTACTCCACCGTCCAGCTGCATCAACCACAGAAACAGGACCAAGATGACCAATACGCTGCTGTGAAATTCAACCTCCCCTGTTCTGCCACCCA accAGCAGCAGCACAAGCAGCTGAGGTGGATGCCTCTGAGATCTACAGTACagtcaacaaacccagaaccaagaagacttga
- the LOC118938174 gene encoding uncharacterized protein LOC118938174 isoform X4 yields MEAGKEPKDLGQDPEYAGRLEYHGDKKKDCTLKITDLRERDSATYKFRLLTDQEGGKYSGSPGVTLSVTGLQVKVTGGHQDKTLTCSTTCTLTDNPTYIWYKNGQHRDESTSPQYKYSVSNDYDASYSCAVKGHEDLHSPAVCVQGQSCSRVNYTKRRICVLKGSTVDISCTYVGYDYITSTFWFRSDKSTPEDLTTDPGYAGRVEYTGTYRGPFTLRITDLREEDSAEYRFTFKTYSIEWGHSFPGTTLTVTDLQVKVTPGTVTEGSWVILTCSTTCTLTDNPNPTYIWYKNGEELFSDSSPEYQYSVSRGGSDNYSCALRGHDKLSSPEVTVDTSSLNCLSVTYTSISICSLIPSVDLPCTAIYPTDLQVKVTPDTKAGKRTLTCSTTCTLTDNPTYIWDRNGQCLAWLTSQQHSVWSSETESYSCAVKGHEDLRSPAVCVQGHNCWRVTYTKRRICVLKGSTVDISCSYTHPTSYIEQGSFWFTQKDPVDVRSYPEYAGRVEYNRENHHTMTITHLTEKDSAEYKFRLITTDEGRFSVLPGVMLTVTDILLEMDPTSVSEGERVTLRCRTQCTVGLNPNYIWYKNGQSLTNPITSYNSLILDPVTSYNSLILDPVSSEDAGNYSCAVEGLERILSPEETLTVRYGPKNTSVSVSPSGEIVEGSSVTLTCSSDANPPVQSYTWYKKNVTSPKASGQSYSITNIISEDRGEYYCETGNKYGRLNSSSVSVDVQYGPNLASPKASGQSYSITNIISEDRGEYYCEAQNRRGSMNSTALMIIVAGKQISVLTAAVGIIVVVLVLILCLSGLMWFRKKNSTSTSNTRDTADDGQGDTSPVYDNVSNMAMTPTAAQTESTYDQDDVHYASVHFSHSKNQEVPLYSTVQLHQPQKQDQDDQYAAVKFNLPCSATQPAAAQAAEVDASEIYSTVNKPRTKKT; encoded by the exons GTCTTCAGGTGAAGGTGACTGGTGGACATCAGGATAagacactgacctgtagcaccacctgtactctgactgacaaccccacctacatctggtacaagaacggacaacATCGAGATGAGAGCACCTCCCCCCAGTACAAATACTCAGTCTCCAATGACTATGATGCCAGTTATTCCTGTGCTGTAAAAGGCCATGAGGACCTTcactctcctgcagtgt GTGTTCAGGGTCAGAGCTGCAGCAGAGTGAATTACACCAAGAGGAGAATCTGTGTCTTGAAGGGGTCAACAGTGGACATATCCTGTACTTATGTTGGTTATGATTACATCACATCAACATTCTGGTTTAGAAGTGATAAGTCGACCCCTGAAGACCTAACCACTGACCCAGGGTATGCAGGTCGTGTGGAGTACACTGGAACATACAGAGGTCCCTTCACCCTGAGAATCACAGATCTGAGAGAGGAGGACTCAGCTGAGTATCGCTTCACTTTTAAAACATACAGCATTGAATGGGGTCATAGTTTCCCAGGAACAACTCTGACTGTCacag ACctgcaggtgaaggtgactcCTGGCACAGTGACAGAAGGATCATGGGTTATACTGACgtgtagcaccacctgtactctgactgacaaccccaaccccacctacatctggtacaagaatGGAGAAGAGCTATTTTCTGACTCCTCTCCCGAGTATCAATACTCAGTCAGTAGAGGAGGTTCTGACAACTACTCCTGTGCCTTAAGAGGCCATGACAAACTTAGCTCTCCTGAAGTCACAGTGG ATACTTCTTCTCTGAACTGCTTGAGTGTGACCTACACCAGTATAAGCATCTGTTCCTTGATACCATCCGTGGACCTGCCTTGCACTGCCATATATCCCACAG ACctgcaggtgaaggtgactcCTGACACAAAGGCAGGGAAGAggacactgacctgtagcaccacctgtactctgactgacaaccccacctacatctgggACAGGAACGGACAGTGTCTTGCTTGGCTCACTTCCCAACAACACTCTGTCTGGAGTTCTGAAACAGAGAGTTACTCCTGTGCTGTTAAAGGCCATGAGGATCTCCGctctcctgcagtgt gtgttCAGGGTCACAACTGCTGGAGGGTGACTTACACCAAGAGGAGAATCTGTGTCTTGAAGGGCTCCACAGTGGACATATCCTGCTCTTACACTCATCCCACTAGTTATATAGAACAAGGTTCATTCTGGTTTACACAGAAAGACCCTGTAGATGTCAGGTCATATCCAGAGTATGCAGGtcgtgtggagtacaatagagagAACCACCACACCATGACAATAACACACCTGACAGAGAAGGACTCGGCTGAATACAAATTCAGATTAATAACAACAGATGAGGGGAGATTTTCTGTCCTTCCTGGTGTGATGTTGACTGTCACAG atatcctgttggagatggatcCTACGTCTGtgtcagagggggagagagtcacaCTGAGATGTAGAACCCAATGTACAGTCGGTCTCAACCCCAactacatctggtacaagaacggacaaAGTCTGACCAACCCAATCACCAGTTATAACAGCCTGATCCTAGACCCAGTCACCAGTTATAACAGCCTGATCCTAGACCCAGTCAGCAGTGAGGATGCAGGGAACTACTCCTGTGCTGTAGAAGGCTTAGAGAGAATCCTCTCTCCAGAAGAGACTCTCACTGTCAGAT ATGGCCCAAAGAACACCTCAGtttcagtcagtccctctggtgaaatagtggagggcagttcagtgactctgacctgcagcagtgatgccaacccacctgTGCAGAGTTACACCTGGTACAAGAAGAACGTAACCTCACCAAAAGCATCAGGACAGAGTTACAGCATCACTAACATCATctctgaggacagaggagaatatTACTGTGAGACTGGGAATAAATATGGACGTCTCAACTCTTCTTCTGTGTCTGTGGACGTTCAGT ACGGCCCAAACTTAGCCTCACCAAAAGCATCAGGACAGAGTTACAGCATCACTAACATCATctctgaggacagaggagaatatTACTGTGAGGCCCAGAATAGAAGAGGATCTATGAACTCTACAGCTCTGATGATCATTGTAGCAG GGAAACAAATATCAGTTCTGACTGCAGCTGTAGGAATCATTGTTGTTGTTCTGGttctcatcctctgtctctctggactCATGTGGTTCAG GAAGAAGAACTCCACATCCACCTCCAACACAAGAGACACAGCAGATGATGGACAG GGAGACACTAGTCCAGTGTATGACAATGTCTCAAACATGGCCATGACCCCTACTGCAGCACAGACAGAGTCCACATACGACCAGGATGATGTTCACTACGCCAGCGTCCACTTCTCTCACTCCAAAAACCAGGAAGTGCCTCTGTACTCCACCGTCCAGCTGCATCAACCACAGAAACAGGACCAAGATGACCAATACGCTGCTGTGAAATTCAACCTCCCCTGTTCTGCCACCCA accAGCAGCAGCACAAGCAGCTGAGGTGGATGCCTCTGAGATCTACAGTACagtcaacaaacccagaaccaagaagacttga
- the LOC118938174 gene encoding uncharacterized protein LOC118938174 isoform X1, with protein sequence MSLRTAGSVLVVFLWSVAVVLGQDGWSVTYTTQSICTLKGSTVELTCSYTYPRGKVTTTFWFTKMEAGIEPEDLGQDPEYAGRLEYHGVKKKDCTLRITDLRERDSATYRFRLLTDQEGGKYSGSPGVTLSVTGLQVKVTGGHQDKTLTCSTTCTLTDNPTYIWYKNGQHRDESTSPQYKYSVSNDYDASYSCAVKGHEDLHSPAVCVQGQSCSRVNYTKRRICVLKGSTVDISCTYVGYDYITSTFWFRSDKSTPEDLTTDPGYAGRVEYTGTYRGPFTLRITDLREEDSAEYRFTFKTYSIEWGHSFPGTTLTVTDLQVKVTPGTVTEGSWVILTCSTTCTLTDNPNPTYIWYKNGEELFSDSSPEYQYSVSRGGSDNYSCALRGHDKLSSPEVTVDTSSLNCLSVTYTSISICSLIPSVDLPCTAIYPTDLQVKVTPDTKAGKRTLTCSTTCTLTDNPTYIWDRNGQCLAWLTSQQHSVWSSETESYSCAVKGHEDLRSPAVCVQGHNCWRVTYTKRRICVLKGSTVDISCSYTHPTSYIEQGSFWFTQKDPVDVRSYPEYAGRVEYNRENHHTMTITHLTEKDSAEYKFRLITTDEGRFSVLPGVMLTVTDILLEMDPTSVSEGERVTLRCRTQCTVGLNPNYIWYKNGQSLTNPITSYNSLILDPVTSYNSLILDPVSSEDAGNYSCAVEGLERILSPEETLTVRYGPKNTSVSVSPSGEIVEGSSVTLTCSSDANPPVQSYTWYKKNVTSPKASGQSYSITNIISEDRGEYYCETGNKYGRLNSSSVSVDVQYGPNLASPKASGQSYSITNIISEDRGEYYCEAQNRRGSMNSTALMIIVAGKQISVLTAAVGIIVVVLVLILCLSGLMWFRKKNSTSTSNTRDTADDGQGDTSPVYDNVSNMAMTPTAAQTESTYDQDDVHYASVHFSHSKNQEVPLYSTVQLHQPQKQDQDDQYAAVKFNLPCSATQPAAAQAAEVDASEIYSTVNKPRTKKT encoded by the exons TGGTACTGGGTCAGGATGGCTGGAGTGTTACATACACCACTCAGAGTATCTGTACCTTGAAGGGGTCAACAGTGGAGCTGACCTGTTCTTATACATATCCCAGAGGTAAAGTCACAACAACCTTCTGGTTCACTAAAATGGAGGCTGGTATAGAACCTGAAGATCTAGGTCAGGACCCAGAGTATGCAGGTCGTCTGGAGTATCATGGGGTTAAGAAGAAAGACTGTACCCTGAGAAtcacagacctgagagagagagactcagctaCATACAGGTTCAGATTATTAACAGATCAAGAAGGAGGGAAATATTCTGgaagtcctggagtcactctgtctgtcacag GTCTTCAGGTGAAGGTGACTGGTGGACATCAGGATAagacactgacctgtagcaccacctgtactctgactgacaaccccacctacatctggtacaagaacggacaacATCGAGATGAGAGCACCTCCCCCCAGTACAAATACTCAGTCTCCAATGACTATGATGCCAGTTATTCCTGTGCTGTAAAAGGCCATGAGGACCTTcactctcctgcagtgt GTGTTCAGGGTCAGAGCTGCAGCAGAGTGAATTACACCAAGAGGAGAATCTGTGTCTTGAAGGGGTCAACAGTGGACATATCCTGTACTTATGTTGGTTATGATTACATCACATCAACATTCTGGTTTAGAAGTGATAAGTCGACCCCTGAAGACCTAACCACTGACCCAGGGTATGCAGGTCGTGTGGAGTACACTGGAACATACAGAGGTCCCTTCACCCTGAGAATCACAGATCTGAGAGAGGAGGACTCAGCTGAGTATCGCTTCACTTTTAAAACATACAGCATTGAATGGGGTCATAGTTTCCCAGGAACAACTCTGACTGTCacag ACctgcaggtgaaggtgactcCTGGCACAGTGACAGAAGGATCATGGGTTATACTGACgtgtagcaccacctgtactctgactgacaaccccaaccccacctacatctggtacaagaatGGAGAAGAGCTATTTTCTGACTCCTCTCCCGAGTATCAATACTCAGTCAGTAGAGGAGGTTCTGACAACTACTCCTGTGCCTTAAGAGGCCATGACAAACTTAGCTCTCCTGAAGTCACAGTGG ATACTTCTTCTCTGAACTGCTTGAGTGTGACCTACACCAGTATAAGCATCTGTTCCTTGATACCATCCGTGGACCTGCCTTGCACTGCCATATATCCCACAG ACctgcaggtgaaggtgactcCTGACACAAAGGCAGGGAAGAggacactgacctgtagcaccacctgtactctgactgacaaccccacctacatctgggACAGGAACGGACAGTGTCTTGCTTGGCTCACTTCCCAACAACACTCTGTCTGGAGTTCTGAAACAGAGAGTTACTCCTGTGCTGTTAAAGGCCATGAGGATCTCCGctctcctgcagtgt gtgttCAGGGTCACAACTGCTGGAGGGTGACTTACACCAAGAGGAGAATCTGTGTCTTGAAGGGCTCCACAGTGGACATATCCTGCTCTTACACTCATCCCACTAGTTATATAGAACAAGGTTCATTCTGGTTTACACAGAAAGACCCTGTAGATGTCAGGTCATATCCAGAGTATGCAGGtcgtgtggagtacaatagagagAACCACCACACCATGACAATAACACACCTGACAGAGAAGGACTCGGCTGAATACAAATTCAGATTAATAACAACAGATGAGGGGAGATTTTCTGTCCTTCCTGGTGTGATGTTGACTGTCACAG atatcctgttggagatggatcCTACGTCTGtgtcagagggggagagagtcacaCTGAGATGTAGAACCCAATGTACAGTCGGTCTCAACCCCAactacatctggtacaagaacggacaaAGTCTGACCAACCCAATCACCAGTTATAACAGCCTGATCCTAGACCCAGTCACCAGTTATAACAGCCTGATCCTAGACCCAGTCAGCAGTGAGGATGCAGGGAACTACTCCTGTGCTGTAGAAGGCTTAGAGAGAATCCTCTCTCCAGAAGAGACTCTCACTGTCAGAT ATGGCCCAAAGAACACCTCAGtttcagtcagtccctctggtgaaatagtggagggcagttcagtgactctgacctgcagcagtgatgccaacccacctgTGCAGAGTTACACCTGGTACAAGAAGAACGTAACCTCACCAAAAGCATCAGGACAGAGTTACAGCATCACTAACATCATctctgaggacagaggagaatatTACTGTGAGACTGGGAATAAATATGGACGTCTCAACTCTTCTTCTGTGTCTGTGGACGTTCAGT ACGGCCCAAACTTAGCCTCACCAAAAGCATCAGGACAGAGTTACAGCATCACTAACATCATctctgaggacagaggagaatatTACTGTGAGGCCCAGAATAGAAGAGGATCTATGAACTCTACAGCTCTGATGATCATTGTAGCAG GGAAACAAATATCAGTTCTGACTGCAGCTGTAGGAATCATTGTTGTTGTTCTGGttctcatcctctgtctctctggactCATGTGGTTCAG GAAGAAGAACTCCACATCCACCTCCAACACAAGAGACACAGCAGATGATGGACAG GGAGACACTAGTCCAGTGTATGACAATGTCTCAAACATGGCCATGACCCCTACTGCAGCACAGACAGAGTCCACATACGACCAGGATGATGTTCACTACGCCAGCGTCCACTTCTCTCACTCCAAAAACCAGGAAGTGCCTCTGTACTCCACCGTCCAGCTGCATCAACCACAGAAACAGGACCAAGATGACCAATACGCTGCTGTGAAATTCAACCTCCCCTGTTCTGCCACCCA accAGCAGCAGCACAAGCAGCTGAGGTGGATGCCTCTGAGATCTACAGTACagtcaacaaacccagaaccaagaagacttga